A DNA window from Aquarana catesbeiana isolate 2022-GZ linkage group LG01, ASM4218655v1, whole genome shotgun sequence contains the following coding sequences:
- the LOC141128957 gene encoding epidermal differentiation-specific protein-like — MSSLELFELPNFKGASVSIKQDTGDLTSNGFLQRARSLKVIGDPWIVFTGTSYTGEFNCYAAGPHSSIPAFEKKISSVRVVKGGLNTPTITLFEDIHYGGKTVTLEEAANSLKAYGLDNMASSQKNVSGAWILYSEDHYRGEQKITVAGDDIPDYHALHWGDKVSSLKPLDPLEVS; from the coding sequence ATGAGTTCTCTCGAGCTGTTCGAGCTTCCAAATTTCAAGGGAGCCTCTGTGTCAATAAAGCAAGACACGGGAGACCTGACATCTAACGGATTCCTGCAGAGAGCTCGATCTCTTAAAGTCATCGGAGACCCATGGATTGTCTTCACTGGAACCAGTTATACAGGAGAGTTTAACTGCTATGCGGCAGGTCCTCATTCCTCAATCCCAGCATTTGAGAAGAAAATCAGCTCTGTGCGAGTTGTGAAGGGTGGTCTGAATACTCCCACGATTACTCTGTTTGAGGACATTCACTATGGGGGCAAAACTGTGACCCTGGAGGAAGCTGCAAATTCCCTTAAAGCTTATGGTTTGGACAACATGGCTTCAtcacaaaaaaatgtcagtggTGCCTGGATCCTGTATTCTGAGGATCATTACAGAGGTGAACAGAAGATCACTGTGGCAGGAGATGACATTCCAGATTATCATGCATTACACTGGGGGGATAAAGTAAGCTCGCTGAAGCCTCTGGACCCACTTGAGGTTAGTTAG